The following proteins come from a genomic window of Plutella xylostella chromosome 22, ilPluXylo3.1, whole genome shotgun sequence:
- the LOC125490315 gene encoding uncharacterized protein LOC125490315 — translation MFCRVCKKRHHTLLHETYQPNNVECHHDTATNENNNINEPVSELSTNIATNTSTALLATALVPVRDESSGRVTMLRALIDNGSQASFISERAAQLLKLKRIPCNGTITGVGTTKTTVKHVAQIEVLSSQDYKFSLKLKVYVMPTRLTSQLPTRVISERTWSHIHGIALADPGFKQPGPVDMLLGVEVCAAIMKGEIIKGPPGTPSAQNTSLGWILFGHITSEEHRDEYTVMHHQIDLEINSMLKQMWELNDHEQKILTAEERRCEEIYESNHSRTEDGRYIVKLPFKTENRLSIKQSNIRNGFSPLLSR, via the exons ATGTTCTGCCGAGTATGTAAGAAGCGTCATCACACGCTCCTGCATGAGACCTATCAACCAAACAATGTGGAATGTCACCATGATACAGCTACCAACGAGAACAACAACATCAATGAACCAGTCTCAGAGTTATCAACCAACATAGCAACCAACACGTCTACTGCGCTCCTGGCTACAGCCCTAGTACCAGTGAGAGATGAATCATCAGGACGTGTCACCATGTTAAGAGCACTAATCGACAATGGATCACAAGCAAGTTTTATTAGTGAGAGAGCCGCCCAGTTACTTAAGCTGAAGAGGATACCCTGCAATGGTACAATCACTGGCGTTGGCACAACAAAGACAACAGTCAAACACGTAGCACAAATTGAGGTTCTTTCAAGCCAAGATTACAAATTCAGCCTCAAATTGAAAGTTTATGTAATGCCTACGCGTTTAACATCACAATTACCAACGAGAGTTATCTCTGAACGCACCTGGTCACACATCCATGGTATAGCTTTAGCTGACCCCGGCTTCAAGCAACCTGGACCTGTAGACATGCTGCTGGGTGTAGAAGTGTGTGCCGCAATTATGAAAGGCGAGATTATCAAGGGTCCCCCAGGCACCCCTAGTGCTCAAAATACCAGCCTTGGGTGGATTCTCTTCGGGCACATCACTTCAGAGGAACACAGAGATGAATATACAGTAATGCACCATCAGATTGATCTGGAAATAAACAGTATGCTAAAACAAATGTGGGAATTGAATGATCATGAGCAAAAGATCCTAACCGCAGAAGAGAGAAGATGTGAAGAAATATATGAATCAAATCATTCCAGAACAGAAGATGGCAGGTACATTGTGAAGTTGCCTTTTAAAACAGAGAATAG ATTATCGATTAAACAGAGTAACATTCGGAACGGCTTCAGCCCCTTACTTAGCCGTTAA
- the LOC105392434 gene encoding ADP-ribosylation factor-like protein 8: MIALINRILDWIKSLFWKEEMELTLVGLQYSGKTTFVNVIASGQFSEDMIPTVGFNMRKITKGQVTIKVWDIGGQPRFRSMWERYCRGVNAIVYMVDAADPDKIEASRNELHSLLEKQQLTGIPVLVLGNKRDLPHALDEHGLIERMNLSAIQDREICCYSISCKEKDNIDITLQWLIAHSKSGSSR, encoded by the exons ATGATAGCCTTGATTAATCGTATCCTTGATTGGATAAAAAGTCTTTTCTGGAAGGAGGAAATGGAGCTTACATTAGTAGGGCTTCAATACTCGGGAAAAACTACTTTTGTTAACGTCATTGCT TCTGGACAGTTTAGTGAAGACATGATCCCTACAGTTGGTTTCAATATGCGTAAAATCACCAAAGGACAAGTTACCATCAAG GTTTGGGATATTGGAGGCCAGCCTCGGTTTAGGTCAATGTGGGAAAGGTATTGCAGAGGTGTCAATGCTATTGT TTACATGGTGGACGCAGCAGACCCGGACAAGATCGAGGCGTCGCGCAACGAGCTGCACAGCCTGCTGGAGAAGCAGCAGCTCACGGGCATCCCCGTGCTGGTGCTGGGCAACAAGCGGGACCTGCCGCACGCGCTGGATGAACACGGACTCATTGAGAGGAT GAACCTTTCAGCGATCCAAGACCGCGAGATCTGCTGCTACTCGATCTCTTGCAAGGAGAAGGACAACATCGACATCACGCTGCAGTGGCTCATCGCACACAGTAAATCAGGCAGCTCGCGTTAA